The following proteins are co-located in the Phreatobacter oligotrophus genome:
- a CDS encoding ABC transporter permease yields MTHESPGARAWRRLKKRRTAMVALAILVVLTLLAVFAPLIATHDPTQQSWRAVRQAPSWMHWFGTDEVGRDIFSRIVYGTRASLSAGVISVAIAIAAGVPLGLLAGYAGGWVDALISRITDAMLASPFLILAIALAAFLGPSLQNAMIAIGITATPVFVRLTRGQVLSIKMEDYVEAARAVGNTKLRIAFTHILPNVMPQLLVQGTLTIATAIIAEASLSFLGLGQQPPAPSWGSMLNVAQRFLSNAPWMAVFPGIAIFLTVLSFNLLGDGLRDALDPKAK; encoded by the coding sequence ATGACCCACGAGAGCCCCGGCGCCCGCGCCTGGCGGCGCCTGAAGAAGCGCCGCACCGCCATGGTGGCGCTGGCCATCCTCGTCGTGCTGACGCTGCTGGCGGTCTTCGCGCCGCTGATCGCCACCCACGACCCGACGCAGCAGAGCTGGCGGGCGGTCCGCCAGGCCCCGTCCTGGATGCACTGGTTCGGCACCGACGAGGTCGGCCGCGACATCTTCTCCCGCATCGTCTACGGAACCCGCGCCTCGCTCTCGGCCGGCGTCATCTCGGTCGCCATCGCCATTGCCGCAGGCGTGCCGCTGGGGCTGCTCGCGGGCTATGCCGGTGGCTGGGTGGACGCGCTCATCTCGCGCATCACCGACGCCATGCTGGCGAGCCCCTTCCTCATCCTCGCCATCGCGCTCGCGGCCTTCCTCGGCCCCTCGCTGCAGAACGCCATGATCGCCATCGGCATCACCGCGACGCCGGTCTTCGTGCGCCTCACGCGCGGCCAGGTCCTGTCGATCAAGATGGAGGACTATGTCGAGGCGGCGCGGGCGGTGGGCAACACCAAGCTGCGCATCGCCTTCACCCACATCCTGCCGAACGTCATGCCGCAATTGCTGGTGCAGGGCACGCTCACCATCGCCACGGCGATTATTGCGGAAGCCTCGCTCTCCTTCCTCGGTCTCGGCCAGCAGCCGCCCGCGCCCTCCTGGGGATCGATGCTGAACGTCGCCCAGCGCTTCCTGTCGAACGCGCCGTGGATGGCGGTCTTCCCGGGGATCGCGATCTTCCTGACGGTGCTGAGCTTCAACCTGCTCGGCGACGGCCTGAGGGACGCGCTGGACCCGAAGGCGAAGTGA
- a CDS encoding GNAT family N-acetyltransferase, translated as MPRRPIGVEGQQDASPMTLLNLDGYTDLPAGKIAAVVTYLEMKERPAAPPAEPLPLRPVPAPDLAWYRSLYARIGLDWLWTSRLLMTDAEVAAVLHHPANALFVAEEAADAIGIVELDRRNPEDVEISFFGLVPGATGQGLGPRMMAAALGQAWQPETRRVWLHTCTLDHPGAVSFYRRCGFTPYKRAIEVMDDPRLTGAIPREAAPRVPLI; from the coding sequence ATGCCTCGTCGTCCCATCGGCGTCGAGGGCCAGCAGGACGCATCCCCCATGACCCTCCTGAACCTCGACGGCTATACGGACCTGCCCGCAGGCAAGATCGCCGCCGTGGTGACCTATCTGGAGATGAAGGAACGGCCCGCCGCGCCACCCGCCGAGCCGTTGCCGCTCCGCCCGGTCCCCGCGCCAGACCTCGCCTGGTATCGGAGCCTCTATGCGCGGATCGGCCTCGACTGGCTGTGGACCTCCCGGCTTCTCATGACCGATGCGGAGGTCGCCGCCGTCCTGCACCACCCCGCCAATGCCCTGTTCGTCGCCGAGGAGGCGGCGGACGCGATCGGCATCGTCGAGCTCGATCGCCGAAACCCTGAGGATGTCGAGATCAGCTTCTTCGGTCTCGTGCCCGGGGCCACCGGCCAGGGCCTCGGCCCCCGGATGATGGCGGCGGCGCTTGGCCAGGCCTGGCAGCCGGAGACACGGCGCGTCTGGCTGCACACCTGCACCCTCGACCATCCGGGTGCCGTCAGCTTTTACCGGCGCTGTGGCTTCACGCCCTACAAGCGCGCCATCGAGGTGATGGACGACCCGCGGCTCACCGGCGCCATCCCGCGCGAGGCGGCGCCGCGCGTGCCCCTCATCTGA
- a CDS encoding acyl-CoA thioesterase, protein MTDALHPLDAALAFTAGADGALAGRTSPAYWNMVGPFGGITAAQLLKAALDHPARIGEPVAQTVNFCAPIAEGDFVIRVKEVRSGRSVQHFYAELVQGETIAASATMVFARRSPTWGHHTAAMPEAPPPADVPVLTKKPPLAWLGAYEFRYVSGLPIMASEAFPEPQSAKSLIWVADQPPRPLDHVALASLCDVFIVRVFQVRGLRTPAGTVSMTSYFHASTEELARQGTRPLLARVDSTRFGDQFHDQQAELWSDEGKLLATTTQVVWFRE, encoded by the coding sequence ATGACCGATGCCCTCCACCCGCTCGACGCCGCCCTCGCCTTCACAGCCGGCGCGGACGGGGCCCTCGCCGGCCGCACTTCGCCGGCCTACTGGAACATGGTCGGGCCCTTCGGCGGGATCACCGCGGCGCAGCTCCTGAAGGCGGCGCTCGACCACCCGGCCCGCATCGGCGAGCCGGTGGCGCAGACCGTCAACTTCTGCGCGCCCATCGCCGAGGGCGACTTCGTCATCCGGGTGAAGGAGGTGCGCTCCGGCCGCTCGGTGCAGCATTTCTATGCCGAACTGGTGCAGGGCGAGACCATCGCGGCGAGCGCCACCATGGTCTTTGCCAGGCGCAGCCCGACCTGGGGCCACCACACCGCCGCGATGCCGGAGGCGCCGCCTCCGGCAGACGTGCCGGTGCTCACCAAGAAGCCGCCGCTCGCCTGGCTCGGCGCCTATGAGTTCCGCTACGTGTCAGGCCTTCCGATCATGGCGAGCGAGGCCTTCCCTGAGCCCCAGAGCGCGAAGTCGCTGATCTGGGTGGCCGACCAGCCGCCGCGGCCGCTCGACCACGTGGCGCTCGCCTCGCTCTGCGACGTCTTCATCGTCCGGGTGTTCCAGGTCCGCGGTCTCAGGACCCCCGCCGGTACCGTGTCGATGACGTCCTACTTTCACGCCAGCACCGAGGAGCTGGCACGGCAGGGCACGCGCCCCCTGCTCGCAAGGGTCGATTCGACCCGCTTCGGCGACCAGTTCCACGACCAGCAGGCCGAGCTCTGGTCCGACGAGGGCAAGCTCCTCGCCACCACCACGCAGGTGGTCTGGTTCCGCGAGTAA
- a CDS encoding ABC transporter substrate-binding protein, which translates to MTKLKLLTAALLAAGTLTAAAPAAHAQQSVLRIGLAEDPDVLDPSRGRTYVGRIVFASLCDKLFDIDDKLNIVPQLALSHETSADGLSVTIKLRPGVKFHDGEPMDAEAVRFTLDRHMTLQGSFRRPEISAIDKVEVVDPLTVRLVLKQPFSPLLAQLTDRAGMIVSPKAAREAGERFGSAPVCAGPYRFVERVQQDRIVVERFADYWDKDKVTIQRIEYRPITDATVRLANLRSGQLDLIERALATDIPQIRSNPQLRLAVGVDLGYQGITLNIAKSDAGRQSFGRDPRIIQAFSLAIDRQAINQVVFNGSAMPGNQWVNPDNPYFQSRFPVQQRDVAKARQLMQAAGVRGPLAIDFMVPNNPEVRQVAEVLQAMTAEAGFDLKIRVTEFATSLQEAEQGRYQAYMLNWSGRTDPDGNVYSFHACNQPQNYGGYCNPAVDALLNEARTKTSPAERKAIYEKVTEILLAEGNIVYLYHRPVVIVHSARLEGFKPLPDGLVRVVGLRFRGN; encoded by the coding sequence ATGACCAAGTTGAAGCTCCTGACCGCCGCCCTCCTCGCGGCCGGTACGCTGACCGCCGCCGCGCCCGCAGCTCACGCCCAGCAATCCGTGCTGCGCATCGGCCTCGCCGAGGATCCGGATGTGCTGGATCCCTCACGCGGGCGCACCTATGTCGGCCGCATCGTCTTCGCCTCGCTCTGCGACAAGCTCTTCGACATCGACGACAAGCTGAACATCGTCCCCCAGCTCGCCCTGTCGCATGAGACCTCGGCTGACGGCCTCAGCGTCACGATCAAGCTGCGCCCCGGCGTCAAGTTCCACGACGGCGAGCCCATGGATGCCGAGGCGGTGCGCTTCACCCTCGACCGTCACATGACGCTGCAGGGCTCGTTCCGCCGGCCCGAGATCTCCGCCATCGACAAGGTCGAGGTGGTCGATCCGCTCACCGTCCGCCTGGTGCTGAAGCAGCCCTTCTCGCCGCTCCTCGCCCAGCTCACCGACCGTGCCGGCATGATCGTCAGCCCCAAGGCGGCCCGCGAAGCCGGCGAGCGCTTCGGCTCGGCCCCGGTCTGCGCCGGGCCCTACCGCTTCGTCGAGCGCGTCCAGCAGGACCGCATCGTCGTCGAGCGCTTCGCCGACTACTGGGACAAGGACAAGGTCACCATCCAGCGCATCGAGTACCGCCCGATCACCGACGCGACCGTGCGCCTCGCCAACCTGCGCTCCGGCCAGCTCGACCTGATCGAGCGGGCGCTCGCCACCGACATCCCGCAGATCCGCAGCAATCCGCAGCTGCGCCTCGCCGTCGGCGTCGACCTCGGCTACCAGGGCATCACCCTCAACATCGCCAAGTCCGATGCCGGCCGGCAGTCCTTCGGCCGCGATCCCCGCATCATCCAGGCCTTCTCGCTCGCCATCGACCGGCAGGCCATCAACCAGGTCGTGTTCAACGGCTCGGCCATGCCGGGCAACCAGTGGGTGAACCCCGACAATCCCTATTTCCAGTCGCGCTTTCCCGTGCAGCAGCGTGATGTCGCCAAGGCCCGCCAGCTGATGCAGGCGGCCGGCGTGCGCGGGCCCCTTGCCATTGATTTCATGGTGCCGAACAACCCGGAGGTCCGTCAGGTCGCCGAGGTGCTGCAGGCCATGACGGCCGAGGCCGGCTTTGACCTGAAGATCCGCGTCACCGAGTTCGCGACCTCCCTCCAGGAGGCCGAGCAGGGCCGCTACCAGGCCTATATGCTGAACTGGTCGGGCCGCACCGATCCGGATGGCAACGTCTACTCGTTCCACGCCTGCAACCAGCCGCAGAACTACGGCGGCTACTGCAATCCTGCGGTCGACGCGCTGCTCAACGAGGCCCGCACCAAGACCAGCCCGGCCGAGCGCAAGGCGATCTACGAGAAGGTCACCGAGATCCTGCTGGCCGAGGGCAACATCGTCTATCTCTACCACCGCCCCGTGGTCATCGTTCACTCCGCCCGCCTCGAGGGCTTCAAGCCGCTCCCGGACGGTCTCGTCCGCGTCGTCGGCCTGCGCTTCCGCGGCAACTGA
- a CDS encoding DUF1028 domain-containing protein, with protein MTWSLIARDEATGAIGIAVATRFFAVGALLPHIDPAGGAVATQALLNPTYGPRGLRLLREGVPADDIVRFLVASDAGADHRQLHVMDRAGRFAAHTGGACIDWCGHAIHEGFSVAGNMLAGPEVIAETARAFRDGAGQPFARRLIAALKAGEAAGGDKRGKQSAAILIHEGQEYPALSLRVDDHADPLAELERLEKVSRERFVHFARFFATAEDPSGTFDRDVINAAIDAAVAREAGG; from the coding sequence ATGACCTGGTCGCTCATCGCCCGGGACGAGGCCACGGGGGCCATCGGCATTGCCGTGGCGACGCGGTTCTTCGCCGTCGGCGCGTTGCTGCCGCATATCGACCCGGCCGGCGGCGCTGTCGCCACGCAGGCCCTTCTCAACCCGACCTATGGCCCGCGCGGCCTGCGCCTCCTGCGCGAAGGCGTGCCGGCCGATGACATCGTGCGCTTCCTCGTCGCCTCCGATGCCGGCGCCGACCATCGCCAGCTCCACGTGATGGACCGCGCCGGCCGTTTCGCCGCCCATACGGGCGGGGCTTGCATCGACTGGTGCGGCCACGCGATCCATGAGGGCTTCTCGGTCGCCGGCAACATGCTGGCCGGTCCCGAGGTCATCGCCGAGACCGCCCGCGCCTTCCGCGACGGGGCGGGCCAGCCCTTCGCGCGCCGGCTTATCGCGGCGCTGAAGGCCGGCGAGGCCGCAGGCGGCGACAAGCGCGGCAAGCAGTCCGCCGCCATCCTCATCCACGAGGGCCAGGAATACCCGGCCCTGTCGCTGCGCGTCGACGACCATGCCGATCCGCTCGCCGAGCTCGAGAGACTGGAAAAGGTCTCGCGGGAGCGCTTCGTCCATTTCGCCCGATTCTTCGCCACCGCCGAGGACCCGAGCGGCACCTTCGACCGCGACGTGATCAACGCCGCCATCGATGCCGCCGTGGCCCGAGAGGCCGGCGGCTGA
- a CDS encoding iron ABC transporter substrate-binding protein — protein MRHDLRGGFGMSLRIDRRLALGTLAAGLAAPALARTPFVIDGAGRQVPIPASVGRVFPAGPPAAILLYTLAPDLLIGWPRANRPEEREFLLPEVGSRPEVGRITGRGNTANLELVLALRPDLILDSGSTRRTFAELADRVQGQTGIPYALLDGRFDAIPGSYITLGQLTGFERRAKLLSDWAEETMKTLLSRTETVPQERRPRVYYARGPRGLETGLAGSINVETVEFLGAVNVARDAMGGGLASVSLEQVLAWNPEVIITIDQTFAATVRSDPAWRGVKAVADGRVHLSPKIPFGWVDFPPSVNRLAGLWWLAKILYPALVSEDIRTLTRDFHTLFYHVTPTEAQIDRVLAGRD, from the coding sequence ATGCGGCATGATCTCAGGGGCGGCTTCGGCATGAGCCTGCGCATCGACAGGCGGCTGGCCCTCGGTACGCTCGCGGCGGGCCTCGCCGCGCCGGCGCTCGCGCGCACGCCCTTCGTCATCGATGGCGCGGGACGGCAGGTGCCGATCCCGGCGAGCGTCGGCCGTGTCTTCCCGGCCGGCCCCCCGGCCGCCATCCTGCTCTACACGCTCGCCCCTGATCTGCTCATCGGCTGGCCGCGCGCCAATCGGCCGGAGGAACGCGAGTTCCTGCTGCCCGAGGTCGGGTCGCGGCCGGAGGTCGGCCGCATCACCGGCCGCGGCAACACCGCCAATCTCGAACTGGTGCTGGCGCTCCGCCCGGATCTCATCCTCGATTCCGGCTCGACCCGTCGCACCTTCGCCGAACTCGCCGACCGCGTGCAGGGGCAGACCGGCATTCCCTATGCGCTGCTCGACGGCCGCTTCGACGCCATTCCCGGCAGCTACATCACGCTTGGCCAGCTCACCGGCTTCGAACGGCGGGCGAAGCTCCTGTCGGACTGGGCCGAAGAGACGATGAAGACGCTGCTGTCACGCACCGAGACCGTGCCGCAGGAGCGCCGGCCCCGCGTCTACTATGCCCGCGGGCCCCGCGGCCTCGAGACGGGCCTCGCCGGCTCCATCAATGTCGAGACGGTGGAGTTCCTCGGCGCGGTGAACGTTGCCCGCGACGCCATGGGCGGCGGGCTCGCCAGTGTCTCGCTCGAACAGGTGCTTGCCTGGAATCCCGAGGTGATCATCACCATCGACCAGACCTTCGCCGCCACTGTGCGGTCCGACCCGGCCTGGCGCGGGGTGAAGGCGGTGGCGGATGGGCGGGTCCATCTCTCACCGAAGATCCCCTTCGGCTGGGTGGATTTCCCGCCCTCGGTGAACCGGCTCGCCGGGCTCTGGTGGCTCGCCAAGATCCTCTATCCCGCGCTGGTCAGCGAGGACATCCGGACGCTGACGCGCGACTTCCACACGCTGTTCTACCATGTGACCCCGACCGAGGCGCAGATCGACCGCGTCCTCGCCGGCCGCGACTGA
- the epmA gene encoding EF-P lysine aminoacylase EpmA, translating into MTASPWWDRDRHADRRPFLLSRNRIKAALRGWFADRAFTEVEAGILQVSPGNEAHLHGFATQALTIEGRAQPLYLQTSPEFAAKKLIAAGETRIVDFARVFRNRERGPLHHPEFTMVEWYRVGEAYEQLMADCADLMRLACATAGRDRLTWRGHDCDPALEPERLTLAEAFRRHAGIDLLATVAEGGATDRDGLARQAVSAGIRVSEDDTWADIFSKVLVERIEPHLGFGRATILCEYPVSEAALARPKAADPRVAERFELYACGVELANAFGELTDPAEQRRRFTAEMAEKQRVYGEAYPIDEELLAALALMPPTAGIALGFERLVMLATGARHIEEVVWTPVPNTLR; encoded by the coding sequence ATGACCGCTTCGCCCTGGTGGGACCGTGACCGCCATGCCGATCGCCGCCCGTTCCTCCTGTCGCGCAACCGCATCAAGGCGGCGCTGCGGGGCTGGTTCGCGGACCGCGCCTTCACCGAGGTCGAGGCCGGCATCCTGCAGGTCTCGCCGGGCAACGAGGCGCATCTCCACGGCTTCGCCACGCAGGCCCTGACCATCGAGGGGCGGGCGCAGCCGCTCTATCTCCAAACCTCGCCCGAGTTCGCCGCCAAGAAGCTCATCGCCGCCGGCGAGACGCGCATCGTCGATTTCGCCCGCGTCTTCCGCAACCGCGAGCGGGGCCCGCTGCACCATCCCGAGTTCACCATGGTCGAGTGGTATCGGGTGGGCGAGGCTTACGAGCAGCTGATGGCGGATTGCGCCGACCTAATGCGCCTCGCCTGCGCCACCGCCGGCCGCGACCGCCTGACCTGGCGCGGGCACGACTGCGATCCTGCGCTGGAGCCTGAGCGGCTGACGCTGGCCGAAGCCTTCCGCCGCCATGCCGGCATAGACCTGCTGGCGACCGTTGCGGAGGGGGGCGCCACCGACCGCGATGGCCTCGCGAGGCAGGCGGTTTCCGCCGGGATCCGCGTGTCCGAGGACGACACCTGGGCCGACATTTTCTCGAAGGTGCTGGTGGAGCGGATCGAGCCGCATCTCGGCTTCGGCCGCGCGACCATCCTTTGCGAGTATCCGGTCTCGGAGGCGGCGCTGGCCCGGCCCAAGGCGGCCGACCCGCGGGTCGCCGAGCGCTTCGAGCTCTATGCCTGCGGCGTCGAACTCGCCAATGCCTTTGGCGAGCTCACTGATCCTGCCGAGCAGCGCCGCCGCTTCACGGCGGAGATGGCGGAGAAGCAGCGCGTCTATGGCGAGGCCTATCCGATCGACGAGGAGCTTCTCGCAGCCCTCGCCCTCATGCCGCCGACCGCCGGCATCGCGCTGGGCTTCGAGCGTCTCGTGATGCTTGCCACCGGCGCCCGCCACATCGAGGAGGTCGTCTGGACGCCGGTGCCCAACACCCTCAGATGA
- a CDS encoding ABC transporter permease, giving the protein MFTLIARRLIQLIPTIFFVSVMIFLLQQLLPGDPALVMAGEEKDPAVIEQIRQRYRLDQPLPVQYLAWIGGVLRGDLGESMRLAEPVSTLVAQKLPVTVQLAIMAMIFTLGIGIPAGIISAVKKDTAWDYVVNVVALWGISTPNFWLGIMLIFLFSVQLGWLPASGYVSPFEDFWASMAATIMPAFVLGNSFAGVIMRHTRAAMLQVMESDYVRTARAKGLDSRTVILKHALRNALTPVITLGALEFGTLLSGAVLTEQIFSIPGFGKLIVDAVFNRDYAVVQGVVLITATTYIVLNLLADIGYILANPRLRS; this is encoded by the coding sequence ATGTTCACGCTCATCGCCCGGCGCCTGATCCAGCTCATACCGACCATCTTCTTCGTGTCGGTGATGATCTTCCTCCTGCAGCAATTGCTGCCCGGAGACCCTGCCCTCGTCATGGCGGGTGAGGAGAAGGACCCGGCGGTGATCGAACAGATCCGCCAGCGCTACCGGCTCGACCAGCCGCTCCCCGTCCAGTACCTCGCCTGGATCGGGGGCGTGCTGCGCGGCGATCTCGGCGAGAGCATGCGCCTCGCCGAGCCCGTCTCCACCCTCGTCGCGCAGAAACTGCCGGTGACGGTGCAGCTCGCCATCATGGCGATGATCTTCACCCTCGGCATCGGCATTCCTGCCGGCATCATCTCGGCGGTGAAGAAGGACACGGCCTGGGACTACGTGGTCAACGTCGTCGCGCTGTGGGGCATTTCCACGCCGAACTTCTGGCTCGGCATCATGCTGATCTTCCTGTTCTCGGTGCAGCTGGGATGGCTGCCGGCCTCGGGCTATGTCTCGCCCTTCGAGGATTTCTGGGCCTCCATGGCGGCGACGATCATGCCGGCCTTCGTCCTCGGCAATTCCTTCGCCGGCGTCATCATGCGCCACACCCGCGCCGCCATGCTGCAGGTGATGGAGAGCGACTATGTGCGCACGGCGCGGGCCAAGGGCCTCGATTCCCGCACGGTCATCCTGAAGCACGCGCTGCGCAACGCGCTCACCCCGGTCATCACGCTGGGCGCGCTGGAATTCGGCACGCTGCTCTCCGGCGCGGTGCTGACCGAGCAGATCTTCTCCATCCCCGGCTTCGGCAAGCTCATCGTCGACGCCGTGTTCAACCGCGACTACGCGGTGGTGCAGGGCGTCGTGCTGATCACGGCGACGACCTATATCGTGCTGAATCTCCTGGCCGATATCGGCTACATCCTCGCCAATCCGCGGCTGAGGAGCTGA
- the efp gene encoding elongation factor P: protein MPKVIASSVRKGNILEVDGKLYLIVSAQNIHPGKGTPVTQVDMRRLSDGVKVSERWRTTEMVERAYVEDRPYTYLYSDGDGNHFMNKETYEQIAVPDDILGDAKPYLQNEMEVKLSVYEGNAVGIELPQRVTLEVVETEPVTKGQTASSSYKPAILSNGVRTLVPPHIGVGTRIVVMTEDGSYSERAKD, encoded by the coding sequence GTGCCGAAGGTCATCGCCTCCTCCGTCCGCAAGGGCAACATCCTCGAAGTCGACGGCAAGCTCTACCTGATCGTCTCCGCCCAGAACATTCATCCGGGCAAGGGCACGCCGGTCACCCAGGTCGACATGCGTCGCCTGTCCGATGGCGTGAAGGTCTCCGAGCGCTGGCGCACCACCGAAATGGTCGAGCGCGCCTATGTCGAGGACCGTCCCTACACCTACCTCTACTCGGATGGTGACGGGAACCACTTCATGAACAAGGAGACCTACGAGCAGATCGCGGTCCCTGACGACATCCTCGGCGACGCCAAGCCCTATCTCCAGAACGAGATGGAAGTGAAGCTGTCGGTCTATGAGGGCAATGCCGTGGGCATCGAGCTGCCGCAGCGCGTCACCCTCGAAGTGGTCGAGACCGAGCCGGTCACCAAGGGCCAGACGGCCTCCTCCTCCTACAAGCCCGCGATCCTCTCCAACGGCGTGCGCACGCTGGTTCCCCCGCATATCGGCGTCGGCACCCGCATCGTCGTCATGACCGAGGACGGCTCCTATTCCGAGCGCGCCAAGGACTGA
- a CDS encoding FecCD family ABC transporter permease, with amino-acid sequence MSPARSFSGGAVAVAVLVLGIGVAFAVGRFPVTLTDIAVALWSRLTGTPSGLSPAVEAVIFQIRGPRVLAALACGAALAIAGAAFQGLFRNPLVSPDILGASSGAALGAVLAILFSFGIFGIQAAAFVGGLVAVAAVYAVGSTIRSGDPILTLVLTGVVMGALLGAGVGLVKVLADPYNQLPAMTFWLLGSLSAASPADLLPLAGPVVIGAAVLVALRWRMNALSLPEEEARALGLPTGLLRIVIVVAATLTTAASVAAAGIIGWVGLVVPHLARFLVGPDFGKLIPASALLGGGYLLLIDTLARTLGPVEVPLGILTAVIGTPFFIWLLASSRGGWS; translated from the coding sequence ATGAGCCCGGCGCGATCCTTCAGCGGCGGGGCCGTCGCGGTGGCGGTGCTCGTCCTCGGCATCGGCGTCGCCTTCGCGGTGGGGCGGTTTCCTGTCACCCTGACCGATATCGCGGTGGCGCTGTGGTCGCGCCTGACCGGCACGCCCTCGGGCCTGTCGCCGGCGGTGGAGGCGGTGATCTTCCAGATCCGCGGGCCACGCGTGCTGGCGGCGCTCGCCTGCGGTGCGGCGCTGGCCATTGCGGGCGCCGCCTTCCAGGGGCTGTTCCGCAATCCGCTGGTCTCCCCGGACATTCTCGGGGCGTCATCGGGGGCGGCGCTGGGAGCGGTGCTGGCCATCCTCTTCTCCTTCGGCATCTTCGGCATCCAGGCCGCGGCCTTCGTCGGCGGACTGGTGGCGGTCGCGGCCGTCTATGCGGTCGGCTCCACCATCCGGTCGGGCGATCCGATCCTGACCCTGGTGCTGACCGGCGTGGTCATGGGCGCGCTGCTCGGCGCGGGCGTCGGGCTCGTGAAGGTGCTCGCCGATCCCTACAACCAGCTGCCGGCCATGACCTTCTGGCTGCTCGGGAGCCTCTCGGCCGCGAGCCCCGCCGATCTCCTGCCGCTTGCAGGTCCCGTGGTCATCGGCGCGGCGGTCCTGGTGGCGCTGCGCTGGCGGATGAACGCGTTGTCGCTGCCGGAGGAGGAGGCCCGCGCCCTCGGCCTTCCCACGGGCCTCTTGCGCATCGTCATCGTCGTCGCGGCGACGCTGACCACCGCGGCAAGCGTCGCTGCCGCCGGCATCATCGGCTGGGTGGGGCTGGTCGTGCCGCATCTCGCGCGGTTCCTGGTCGGCCCTGATTTCGGCAAGCTCATCCCGGCCTCGGCGCTGCTCGGCGGCGGCTATCTCCTGCTCATCGACACGCTTGCCCGCACGCTTGGGCCGGTCGAGGTGCCGCTCGGCATCCTCACGGCGGTGATCGGGACGCCCTTCTTTATCTGGCTCCTCGCCTCGTCGCGTGGGGGCTGGTCGTGA
- a CDS encoding ABC transporter ATP-binding protein: MTLAAQDLAFGYRGHPVGQGVSLAVAAGEVLALLGPNGGGKTTLLKTLLGLLPPQAGSVMLDGRDLAAIPVRERARLVAYVPQSHHGTFAFTAFDVVLMGRTAHGGLFARPGAKDRAVAAAMLERLGIAHLSGRSVTMISGGERQLVLVARALAQEPRFIVLDEPTASLDFGNQGKVMRQIRSLAADGLGVLFTTHDPNQALGHADRVALLRDGGVMAVGPVAEVLSQERLAALYGAPVETVVEPGGRTAFLPG, encoded by the coding sequence GTGACGCTCGCCGCCCAGGATCTCGCCTTCGGCTATCGCGGCCACCCCGTGGGGCAGGGGGTCAGCCTCGCCGTCGCGGCGGGGGAGGTGCTGGCGCTGCTCGGCCCCAATGGTGGGGGCAAGACGACGCTTCTCAAGACGCTGCTCGGACTGCTGCCGCCCCAGGCCGGGTCGGTGATGCTCGACGGGCGCGACCTCGCGGCGATCCCGGTCCGCGAGCGCGCCCGCCTCGTCGCCTATGTGCCGCAGAGCCATCACGGCACCTTCGCCTTCACCGCCTTCGACGTGGTGCTGATGGGCCGCACGGCCCATGGCGGGCTCTTCGCCCGTCCCGGCGCGAAGGACCGGGCGGTTGCCGCCGCCATGCTGGAACGGCTCGGCATCGCCCATCTCTCCGGCCGGTCCGTGACGATGATCTCGGGCGGTGAGCGGCAGCTCGTGCTGGTCGCCCGCGCCCTCGCCCAAGAGCCACGCTTCATCGTGCTCGACGAGCCGACGGCGAGCCTCGACTTCGGCAACCAGGGCAAGGTCATGCGGCAGATCCGCAGCCTGGCGGCCGACGGGCTCGGCGTCCTGTTCACGACCCACGACCCGAACCAGGCGCTCGGCCATGCCGATCGCGTCGCGCTGCTGCGCGACGGTGGGGTGATGGCGGTGGGGCCAGTCGCCGAGGTCCTGTCGCAGGAGCGGCTCGCGGCGCTCTACGGCGCGCCGGTGGAGACGGTCGTGGAGCCGGGCGGGCGAACGGCCTTCCTGCCGGGGTAA